In the genome of Myroides phaeus, one region contains:
- a CDS encoding ThiF family adenylyltransferase has translation MTKVNIKDIYYINPSVDVYKIGEDVLEFYFINTKRRVAISVTPLVFDLISTFNKKYSLEEVCERNNIILDEDIISFILYLKEERLIFSLNEKSKNKFLISEIDKERYDRQLLYFDSISELSSFQVQKNIQEQVVLIFGVGAIGSGIAIQLAMAGVRNFIFVDKDYLTQDSISRHFYFDEKDIGKDKVDALSSYLYQIDSSVNCKAVKMILDYDTDISDLIQESKFVINTMDEPYIGITSLKIGRECFRYDIPLYVTGGFDAHLMSTGELIIPGKTPCVDCYTHYFTGALKNWKPIYNSEIVTKKQTDIDNFEVGGIASMSLFSISYAVLKVLDFFIKKDNSMEYGRGELLFNEELEIKYLEINRNPKCLICGNK, from the coding sequence ATGACAAAAGTAAATATAAAAGATATTTATTATATAAATCCATCAGTTGATGTTTATAAAATAGGAGAAGATGTCTTAGAATTTTACTTCATTAACACCAAGAGAAGGGTAGCTATTAGTGTTACCCCTCTTGTTTTTGATTTAATATCTACATTTAATAAGAAATATAGTTTAGAAGAGGTCTGTGAAAGGAATAATATAATACTTGATGAAGATATAATCAGTTTTATTCTTTATCTTAAAGAAGAACGTTTGATTTTTTCATTAAATGAAAAATCTAAAAATAAGTTTTTAATTTCTGAAATTGATAAAGAACGTTACGATAGGCAGCTTCTTTATTTTGATTCAATAAGTGAGTTAAGTTCTTTTCAAGTTCAAAAAAACATACAAGAGCAAGTAGTATTGATTTTTGGAGTAGGTGCTATTGGTAGTGGAATTGCTATCCAATTGGCAATGGCAGGTGTCCGAAACTTTATCTTTGTTGATAAAGACTATCTTACTCAGGATTCCATAAGTAGACATTTTTATTTTGATGAAAAAGATATAGGTAAGGATAAAGTAGATGCACTATCAAGTTATTTGTATCAAATAGATTCAAGTGTTAATTGTAAGGCGGTTAAAATGATTTTAGATTATGATACAGATATCTCTGATCTCATTCAAGAATCTAAATTTGTAATTAATACTATGGATGAACCCTATATAGGTATTACTAGTTTAAAGATTGGAAGAGAATGTTTTCGCTATGATATACCTTTATATGTAACAGGTGGATTTGATGCTCATTTAATGAGTACAGGGGAACTTATAATTCCAGGAAAGACTCCTTGTGTTGATTGTTATACTCATTATTTTACCGGAGCTCTAAAAAATTGGAAGCCAATATATAATAGTGAAATTGTAACTAAAAAGCAAACTGATATAGATAACTTTGAAGTTGGGGGAATAGCATCTATGTCTTTATTCTCTATTAGCTATGCTGTATTAAAAGTATTAGATTTCTTTATTAAAAAAGATAACTCTATGGAATATGGTAGAGGGGAGCTTTTATTTAATGAAGAATTAGAAATTAAATACTTAGAAATTAATAGAAACCCTAAATGTTTGATTTGTGGAAATAAATAG
- a CDS encoding OmpA family protein — MENNCKKCGQSIKVMRGNVCKGCSKKRNLKIITGLVAILVIGGGVSWYYATNQNIIGYNNNVLEQEVTIETQGQVEFDLSKVSMRSFDKKIIGGTIDNQESLLALYQKQVELSKEGNLDYIEIPAIQITFDINSALMSEKSQQLVSQYIEIYKNTNQESRILIEGFTCDLGEDIVNDKISKERVDSVVNLFNSQTISLNNIEQIWYGKKRNSEFDFDDITQYRRVVISII; from the coding sequence ATGGAAAACAATTGTAAGAAATGCGGACAAAGTATCAAGGTAATGAGAGGTAACGTGTGTAAAGGATGTTCAAAAAAACGAAATTTAAAAATAATTACAGGTTTAGTTGCTATATTAGTTATTGGAGGTGGAGTAAGTTGGTATTATGCTACCAATCAAAATATCATTGGGTACAATAATAATGTTTTAGAGCAAGAAGTTACTATTGAAACTCAAGGACAAGTAGAATTTGATTTATCAAAAGTTTCGATGAGAAGTTTCGATAAAAAAATTATTGGAGGTACTATTGATAATCAAGAGTCTTTATTAGCTTTGTATCAAAAGCAAGTAGAATTGTCAAAAGAAGGAAATTTAGATTATATTGAAATTCCTGCAATTCAAATTACTTTTGATATTAATTCTGCGTTAATGAGTGAAAAGTCGCAACAATTAGTTAGTCAATATATAGAAATCTATAAAAATACTAATCAAGAATCAAGAATCTTAATAGAAGGATTTACTTGTGATCTTGGTGAGGACATTGTTAACGATAAGATTTCTAAAGAACGTGTTGATAGTGTAGTTAATCTTTTTAATTCACAAACTATTTCTTTAAATAATATTGAACAGATATGGTATGGTAAAAAGAGAAATTCAGAGTTTGACTTTGATGATATAACACAGTATAGAAGAGTTGTTATTTCAATCATTTAA
- a CDS encoding AHH domain-containing protein: protein MTEEHLYVRYFDNSNELSFSWDGESVENLVHGMGELSVYKNKVLLSKEKVNAYYGSIDEKQVINLPNGDDYIGNVEDNYFSGFGVLIQKTGDIRIGHFKNSKAEGDLTWLKNGKIYYKGAWVNNQMHGKGIMFNKQGVEQRGIWEFGKMILNDSGIENDLGVYYGEMVNGKADGYGEMLYKNGGKYYGSWKESLWDGEGALVSQRDSIVGNWERGILSGFGLYKNDIYLYEGEWLDNKPSGLGFIMYNDLTAYSGGWYEGKKEGEGHVNFSNGDSYSGQWKNDEFNGEGIYVYSNGDSYEGNWLENRNHGNGIYKSKEFVYAGDWDEGWMNGKGSVTHKNGDGYIGHFIENKMHGSGIYKFENGNVYEGEFVENQMNGLGKFYYNDNSIYEGEFVNGRINGEGTLILQIDGQKIAITGHWDKLNSFPDKASVLFSNGDLYEGDLVNGLPTENGRWSSEQDRITNSNKVLSIASKANEFYKRHKAVWDKAVSYTSTVLIAVSFIPIPPLQTAAKMANIAIIAVDISLNVASQTVDVLEARENGVEVSNEEIAETAKKVAIDLALMATPKAVSKFTKRASVIMFSNSISKASRVASFVITKNKILGKTVKITRDQTGLFVKNLQDSRASIFLNRVKAPKVQMLTINKYNRFLEKKTVPLEFGKEPSGAILRRNMYQTMTSSQKKAINFEARSSKNMKLKRAEAHHVVSGNKPNALESRKILECCGIDINHPLNGVFLPMHTESKFLGSLHGNHKNSYDDEVYKRLKNMKDRKGCNTQACFEVLDRVKKDLIGGQIQLLSNEKHYVNTVFNSIIASKTR from the coding sequence ATGACTGAAGAACATTTGTATGTAAGGTATTTTGATAATAGTAATGAATTAAGTTTTTCATGGGATGGAGAATCTGTGGAAAATTTAGTTCATGGCATGGGAGAGCTTTCGGTTTATAAAAATAAGGTGTTATTAAGTAAAGAAAAAGTTAATGCTTATTATGGAAGTATTGACGAGAAACAGGTGATTAATTTACCAAATGGGGATGATTATATTGGAAATGTTGAAGATAATTATTTTTCAGGATTCGGTGTACTTATTCAGAAAACTGGTGATATAAGAATTGGTCATTTTAAAAACAGTAAGGCAGAAGGAGATCTAACTTGGTTAAAAAACGGGAAAATTTATTACAAAGGAGCATGGGTAAATAATCAAATGCATGGTAAAGGTATTATGTTTAATAAACAAGGAGTTGAACAAAGAGGAATTTGGGAATTTGGGAAAATGATTTTAAATGATTCTGGAATTGAAAATGACTTAGGAGTTTATTATGGAGAAATGGTTAATGGAAAAGCTGATGGTTATGGAGAAATGCTGTATAAGAATGGAGGGAAGTACTATGGTTCCTGGAAAGAAAGTCTTTGGGATGGAGAAGGAGCTTTGGTTTCTCAACGTGATAGTATTGTAGGTAATTGGGAGAGAGGAATACTTAGTGGTTTTGGATTATATAAAAATGATATTTACCTATATGAAGGAGAGTGGTTAGATAATAAACCGAGTGGTTTAGGATTTATTATGTATAATGATTTAACTGCTTATTCAGGTGGGTGGTATGAAGGAAAAAAAGAAGGAGAAGGACATGTTAATTTTAGCAATGGAGATAGTTATAGTGGGCAGTGGAAAAATGATGAATTTAATGGAGAAGGGATTTACGTATATAGTAATGGAGATTCTTATGAAGGAAATTGGTTAGAGAATAGAAATCATGGTAATGGTATTTACAAATCTAAGGAGTTTGTTTATGCTGGTGATTGGGATGAAGGATGGATGAATGGAAAAGGTAGCGTTACTCATAAGAATGGGGATGGTTATATAGGGCATTTTATCGAAAATAAGATGCATGGAAGCGGTATTTATAAGTTTGAGAATGGAAATGTTTATGAAGGGGAGTTTGTTGAAAATCAAATGAATGGTTTGGGTAAGTTTTACTATAACGATAATAGTATTTATGAAGGAGAGTTTGTAAATGGGAGAATAAATGGAGAGGGAACTTTAATATTGCAAATTGATGGCCAAAAAATTGCTATCACTGGTCATTGGGATAAATTAAATTCATTTCCAGACAAAGCAAGTGTATTGTTTAGTAATGGAGATCTATATGAAGGCGATCTAGTTAATGGATTACCTACAGAAAATGGTCGTTGGTCTAGTGAGCAAGATAGAATTACAAATAGTAATAAAGTTCTTTCCATTGCATCTAAAGCAAATGAATTTTATAAACGGCATAAAGCTGTTTGGGATAAAGCTGTTTCTTACACTTCTACGGTTTTGATTGCTGTTTCATTTATACCTATTCCACCATTGCAAACAGCTGCAAAAATGGCAAATATAGCAATTATAGCAGTTGATATCTCGTTAAATGTTGCTTCTCAGACAGTTGATGTTTTAGAGGCTAGAGAAAATGGTGTAGAGGTGTCAAACGAAGAGATTGCAGAAACTGCTAAAAAGGTAGCAATTGATTTAGCTTTAATGGCGACGCCTAAAGCAGTAAGTAAATTTACTAAAAGAGCAAGTGTAATCATGTTTAGTAACTCTATTAGCAAAGCATCGAGAGTAGCGAGTTTTGTAATTACAAAAAATAAAATTCTTGGAAAAACAGTAAAAATTACAAGAGATCAAACAGGATTATTTGTAAAAAATCTTCAAGACTCAAGAGCTTCAATTTTTTTAAATAGAGTAAAAGCTCCAAAGGTTCAGATGTTAACTATAAACAAATATAATAGATTTTTGGAAAAAAAAACAGTTCCTTTGGAATTTGGAAAAGAGCCTAGTGGGGCTATTCTAAGGAGAAATATGTATCAGACTATGACTTCTTCACAAAAAAAAGCAATCAATTTCGAAGCACGTAGTAGTAAGAATATGAAATTAAAAAGAGCAGAAGCACATCATGTGGTTTCTGGAAATAAACCTAATGCTTTAGAGTCAAGAAAAATTCTCGAATGCTGTGGAATTGATATTAATCATCCTCTTAATGGCGTCTTCTTGCCAATGCACACGGAGAGTAAATTTTTAGGAAGTTTACATGGAAATCATAAAAATAGTTATGATGACGAGGTGTATAAGCGTTTAAAGAACATGAAGGATAGAAAGGGATGTAACACACAAGCGTGTTTTGAAGTGTTAGATCGTGTGAAAAAAGATTTAATTGGTGGCCAAATTCAATTGTTGTCCAATGAAAAACATTATGTCAATACAGTGTTTAATTCTATAATAGCTTCTAAAACGAGGTAG